Proteins from a single region of Pseudodesulfovibrio portus:
- a CDS encoding tyrosine-type recombinase/integrase, translating into MCKSLDIDDFHFHDNRHTYCSNIIMAGGTLKHAKEMIDHQTLRMADRYSHLEAARENVIQDNLAARHEDTQTMVSQKRNT; encoded by the coding sequence GTGTGTAAATCTCTCGATATTGATGATTTCCACTTCCACGACAACAGGCACACTTACTGCTCAAACATCATCATGGCAGGCGGTACGCTCAAGCATGCCAAGGAGATGATCGACCACCAGACGCTCCGCATGGCGGACCGATATTCCCACCTTGAAGCGGCAAGAGAAAATGTCATACAGGACAATCTGGCCGCCCGCCATGAAGACACCCAGACTATGGTTTCGCAAAAAAGGAACACATAG
- a CDS encoding potassium channel family protein: MKFIPSQLVYFFQDRRAQRNLHSLIRFILLLCFFIAVYSVLFHILMEMEGQYHSWITGFYWTLTVMSTLGFGDITFTSDIGKLFSLCVLMSGIVFLLVMLPFTFIQFFYAPFLEAQTKSRAARELPEETSGHLIIIGSDIVALSLATLVQQYNYPYCILVNEVNHALDLVDQGYKAVVGDSDNAETYRRLRTDQAVMVVALSDDMKNTNAAYTIREVSADVQVVTNADSEESVDILQLAGSSHVFQFMRMLGEILARRTLGTGTRHNVIGSIKNLNIAEAPAADTPFVGRSVKESGLRSATNMNLVGLWERGRLVPARPETVITSRSIMILAGTDEQLEAYDAYVGEAPPMEAPVLILGGGRVGQAAAQVLSQRNVDYKIVEKNPELIQNDTHYVLGSASDIGVLKAAGIDNAPSVFVTTHNDDLNIYLTIYCRRLRPDIHIISRATLDRNVSVMHKAGADLVMSYATMAANTIINLLSPGKVLTLTEGLNIFQVEVGPSLAGKTLAESNVRAETGCNIIAVSRGEEMEVNPDPKRPLDKGAALLVIGAAENEQRFLDRYGV, translated from the coding sequence ATGAAATTCATTCCGTCCCAATTGGTGTACTTCTTTCAGGATCGACGCGCCCAGCGCAACCTGCATTCCCTGATCCGATTCATTCTGCTGCTGTGCTTCTTCATAGCGGTCTATAGTGTGCTGTTCCATATCCTTATGGAAATGGAAGGGCAGTACCACTCTTGGATTACCGGCTTTTACTGGACGCTGACGGTCATGTCGACGCTTGGGTTCGGCGACATCACCTTCACGTCTGATATCGGAAAATTGTTTTCCCTCTGCGTCCTCATGTCCGGCATCGTTTTCCTGCTGGTGATGCTGCCCTTCACCTTCATTCAATTCTTTTATGCGCCGTTTCTTGAAGCCCAGACCAAGTCCAGAGCTGCCCGCGAACTCCCCGAGGAGACATCCGGACACTTGATCATTATCGGCTCCGACATAGTGGCCCTCAGTCTGGCGACGCTCGTTCAGCAATACAACTACCCGTATTGCATCCTGGTCAATGAAGTGAATCACGCATTGGATCTGGTGGATCAGGGTTACAAGGCTGTGGTGGGCGACTCCGATAATGCAGAGACGTATAGGCGGCTGCGGACCGATCAGGCGGTCATGGTCGTGGCCCTGAGCGACGACATGAAGAACACCAACGCCGCCTATACCATTCGCGAGGTGTCGGCGGACGTGCAGGTGGTGACCAATGCCGATTCCGAGGAATCGGTCGACATCCTTCAATTGGCAGGATCAAGCCACGTCTTCCAGTTCATGCGCATGCTTGGCGAAATCCTGGCCCGGCGAACCCTGGGGACAGGCACCCGACACAATGTTATCGGCAGCATAAAAAATCTGAATATTGCCGAGGCTCCGGCTGCGGATACGCCGTTCGTTGGTCGAAGCGTCAAAGAGAGCGGTCTGCGTTCCGCAACCAACATGAACCTCGTCGGCCTGTGGGAACGCGGCCGTTTGGTGCCTGCCCGTCCGGAGACCGTTATCACCTCCAGATCGATCATGATTTTGGCCGGGACCGATGAGCAGCTCGAGGCCTACGATGCCTATGTCGGCGAGGCTCCTCCCATGGAAGCTCCCGTGCTCATCCTCGGTGGTGGTCGGGTGGGGCAGGCCGCCGCGCAAGTGCTCAGTCAACGGAATGTCGACTACAAGATAGTGGAGAAGAACCCCGAGCTGATTCAAAATGATACCCATTACGTTCTTGGAAGCGCCTCGGATATCGGCGTGCTGAAAGCCGCAGGCATTGATAACGCTCCGTCGGTATTCGTCACTACCCACAACGACGACCTGAATATTTACCTGACGATTTATTGTCGCAGACTCAGGCCGGACATTCATATCATCAGTCGGGCCACGCTGGACCGAAACGTTTCGGTAATGCACAAGGCCGGTGCCGATCTGGTCATGTCCTACGCCACCATGGCGGCCAATACGATCATCAACCTGCTGAGTCCGGGCAAGGTTCTGACCCTGACTGAAGGGCTGAATATCTTTCAGGTTGAAGTGGGGCCTTCGCTTGCCGGAAAAACGCTTGCGGAAAGCAACGTTCGCGCTGAAACCGGCTGCAACATCATAGCCGTGTCCCGGGGGGAGGAGATGGAAGTCAATCCTGACCCGAAACGTCCGTTGGACAAGGGGGCCGCGCTGCTGGTCATCGGTGCGGCAGAAAATGAGCAGCGCTTCCTGGATAGGTACGGTGTGTGA
- a CDS encoding ATP-dependent zinc protease family protein translates to MKIKEPKMIIGWREWLALPDLNVPAIKAKIDTGAKTSALHAFDVIPFERDGARLVSFNVHPLQGNDDIKIPCEAPLVDRRTVTNSGGDSQKRYVISTTLRIAGRSWPIELTLTNRDQMKFRMLLGRNAMTRRLIVDPQLSLQAGSRHGATVYAKSQK, encoded by the coding sequence GTGAAGATAAAAGAACCGAAAATGATCATTGGCTGGCGCGAATGGCTGGCGCTGCCGGATCTCAATGTGCCGGCCATAAAGGCCAAAATCGACACCGGGGCAAAGACTTCGGCCCTCCATGCCTTTGACGTCATCCCCTTTGAAAGGGATGGGGCGCGGCTCGTTTCATTCAACGTGCATCCCCTGCAGGGAAACGACGACATCAAGATACCCTGCGAAGCTCCTCTGGTGGATCGCCGCACAGTGACCAATTCCGGTGGAGATAGCCAGAAGCGGTATGTCATATCCACCACGCTCCGGATAGCTGGCCGGTCCTGGCCGATAGAATTGACCTTGACTAATCGTGACCAAATGAAATTCAGAATGCTTTTGGGGCGCAATGCCATGACCCGGCGGCTGATCGTCGATCCTCAGTTGTCTTTGCAGGCAGGAAGTCGCCACGGGGCCACGGTGTACGCCAAGAGTCAAAAATAA